A window of the Haloquadratum walsbyi C23 genome harbors these coding sequences:
- the ppk1 gene encoding polyphosphate kinase 1: MSSPDITDEKYYLNRELSELAFQQRVLSEGLDARNPLLERARFLAYFTKNMDEFFMKRVGGLKQQIEAGVTETTPDGRTPNEQWTEILDTARPLFREQTACWENELKPQLADEGIHIHAHDELTESQQTQLRNHFQTSVLPTLTPLAFDPAHPFPFISNLSLSLAVLSRETDKNDEELTFTRIKIPQNQPRFVEIPEMSHGYILIEDVIEANLDLLLPNVDIIDVSKFKVTRNAEVRRDEEVAEDLINMIEEVLEQRRFATVVRVEVAADMPKQSISVLKEQLNVTDAEVFYRKGPIDFRSLFELTKINRSDLKTPSWTPQPHPRIMRGPGVDPRDEPADVFTEIQEDDILVHHPYHSFEGTVHHFLQAAAHDPDVLAVKAAIYRTASDSKVIQSLIDAADNGKQVAVMVELKARFDEQNNLEWVRRLEEEGIHVAYGTVGLKTHTKTALVVRQEDKSVQLYSHVGTGNYHSETAKGYVDLGVLTSDPGIGQDLTKVFNSFTGPTLSNQFRKLLIAPVTMRERFTQFIRREAEHARAGRPARIVAKINGLEDPDIVAELYQASMAGVDIDLIVRDICRLRPGIEGVSDNITVHSIVGRFLEHSRIFYFENGGEPAWYTGSADWMTRNLDNRVEAITPVDATHIRRQLRYILAVTLTDNRRRWVMNSDGTYDQVTPDSDGAVRDAQTILMNATTDAVESGSELGISTEEGVLDRALLIETQDDTASSEQTSNEQQSVAKHDSK; this comes from the coding sequence TTTCCTTGCCTACTTTACAAAAAACATGGACGAATTTTTCATGAAACGAGTTGGTGGGTTGAAACAACAAATCGAGGCAGGAGTCACAGAGACAACGCCAGATGGTCGAACTCCAAACGAACAATGGACAGAAATCCTCGATACAGCGCGACCACTCTTTCGTGAGCAGACTGCTTGCTGGGAAAACGAACTCAAACCACAGCTTGCAGACGAAGGTATCCATATTCACGCCCACGACGAACTCACTGAATCACAACAAACACAACTTCGTAATCATTTTCAGACATCTGTCTTGCCAACGCTAACTCCACTTGCATTTGACCCCGCACACCCATTTCCATTTATTTCAAATCTTTCCCTGTCACTTGCTGTTCTCTCTCGTGAAACAGATAAAAATGATGAGGAACTTACATTCACTCGGATTAAAATCCCACAGAATCAACCACGATTCGTTGAAATTCCGGAGATGAGTCATGGCTATATCCTTATTGAGGATGTGATTGAGGCAAATCTCGATCTTCTCTTACCGAATGTTGACATCATTGATGTTTCGAAATTCAAAGTTACTCGTAATGCAGAGGTTCGACGCGATGAGGAAGTCGCTGAGGATCTGATTAACATGATTGAGGAAGTGCTTGAGCAACGACGATTTGCAACGGTTGTTCGAGTCGAAGTTGCGGCTGACATGCCAAAGCAATCAATATCTGTGCTGAAGGAACAACTCAATGTGACCGATGCAGAGGTATTCTATCGTAAAGGTCCAATTGATTTCCGCTCGCTATTTGAGCTTACTAAAATTAATCGTTCAGATCTCAAGACCCCGTCATGGACACCACAGCCTCATCCTCGAATCATGCGTGGTCCAGGTGTTGATCCTCGTGATGAGCCCGCAGATGTCTTTACTGAGATTCAAGAAGATGATATTCTTGTTCATCACCCATACCATTCATTTGAGGGCACTGTTCATCATTTTTTACAGGCTGCTGCACATGACCCGGATGTACTCGCGGTGAAGGCTGCTATCTATCGAACAGCAAGCGACTCAAAGGTTATTCAAAGTCTGATCGATGCTGCTGATAATGGCAAGCAAGTCGCAGTCATGGTCGAACTTAAAGCTCGATTTGATGAACAAAATAATCTTGAGTGGGTACGCCGACTTGAAGAGGAGGGTATTCATGTTGCTTATGGAACTGTTGGATTGAAGACCCATACAAAAACGGCACTGGTCGTTCGACAAGAAGACAAGAGTGTACAGCTGTATTCACACGTCGGAACCGGTAATTATCACTCTGAGACCGCAAAAGGATACGTTGATCTTGGTGTTTTGACCTCCGATCCTGGTATTGGACAGGATCTTACGAAGGTATTCAACTCTTTTACTGGTCCAACGCTCAGTAACCAATTCCGGAAGCTATTGATTGCTCCCGTGACGATGCGTGAACGCTTTACCCAGTTTATTCGTCGCGAAGCGGAACATGCACGTGCTGGGCGTCCTGCTCGTATCGTGGCGAAGATCAATGGGCTTGAAGATCCTGATATCGTTGCTGAGTTGTATCAGGCGTCAATGGCTGGTGTCGATATCGATCTTATTGTCAGAGATATCTGTCGTCTCCGTCCAGGTATCGAGGGTGTGAGTGACAACATTACCGTTCACTCTATTGTTGGTCGATTTCTCGAACACTCACGCATATTCTACTTTGAAAACGGTGGCGAGCCAGCATGGTATACTGGGTCTGCAGACTGGATGACACGTAATCTTGATAATCGTGTTGAAGCGATTACACCAGTCGATGCCACACACATCCGCCGACAGCTTCGATATATCCTTGCAGTAACACTTACCGATAACCGACGGCGATGGGTAATGAACAGTGACGGTACATATGATCAAGTTACTCCTGACTCGGATGGAGCAGTTCGCGACGCACAGACCATTTTAATGAATGCAACGACAGATGCCGTTGAATCAGGTAGTGAATTGGGGATATCTACCGAGGAAGGAGTTCTTGATCGCGCACTGTTAATCGAGACACAAGATGATACAGCCTCTTCAGAGCAAACATCAAATGAACAACAGAGTGTTGCAAAACATGACTCAAAATAG
- a CDS encoding helix-turn-helix domain-containing protein, whose amino-acid sequence MNYNYRYRLKPTESQRETLDYHRDTCRQLYNHALYRFTQTPEDQGTVKQRVRTIRNELLDLKNCLLPTSS is encoded by the coding sequence ATGAACTACAACTACAGGTATCGCCTCAAACCGACCGAAAGCCAGCGTGAAACGCTGGATTACCACCGCGATACCTGTCGCCAACTCTACAACCACGCCCTGTATCGCTTCACCCAGACCCCCGAAGACCAGGGCACCGTCAAACAGCGTGTCCGCACGATTCGTAACGAGCTTCTTGACCTCAAAAACTGTCTCTTACCCACAAGTTCGTGA
- a CDS encoding zf-TFIIB domain-containing protein gives MHCPRCGTELTTISIDGGSTAVYCDQCGFANIETSPASVEPESETWDDAFKRFHDATADTSTDTDAEDVQKKQNASMRPDDNSSMDTNSHAGSDSDSDQPSKDANANDDDGDGG, from the coding sequence ATGCACTGTCCGCGCTGTGGAACAGAGCTCACAACCATCTCTATCGACGGTGGGTCAACAGCAGTGTACTGTGACCAGTGTGGGTTTGCAAACATTGAGACGTCGCCAGCATCAGTTGAACCAGAATCAGAAACGTGGGATGATGCATTTAAGCGGTTCCACGATGCTACTGCTGATACCAGTACTGATACCGACGCTGAGGATGTACAGAAAAAACAGAATGCATCCATGCGTCCGGATGACAACTCCAGCATGGATACAAACTCTCATGCTGGGTCTGACTCGGACTCAGATCAACCCTCCAAAGATGCAAATGCAAATGACGACGACGGAGACGGGGGATAA
- a CDS encoding disk-shape morphogenesis protein volactin, with amino-acid sequence MAKGLDVGTMNILSAEQEDDGTKFVQQRNSFVEIEYSDMAEQMLSRSQVLHIRKDDKVYVVGDDALNFANIFNKETRRPMEVGILSSDESSAIPMIKLITEQVTGDPSIPDEKLFFSSPADPIDSDVSTLYHQKTLESMISDMGYDPEPINEGMAVIYSELAGNNFTGLGVSFGAGMTNICLSYYAVPVMKFSVARGGDWVDQQAAQATGTPVDKITSIKEDDFTLDFTTDVGGVEGALSIYYENMLDYVINKIAEEVDEEDIEENLDVPVVVTGGTSNPDGFEDLFDKHLRDVSIPFSISDVQSPDDPLYSVARGALVAARSEEESDGSTVSQPSPSSE; translated from the coding sequence ATGGCCAAAGGCCTAGATGTCGGTACAATGAACATTCTGTCTGCTGAGCAAGAGGATGACGGAACGAAGTTTGTTCAGCAGCGCAACTCGTTCGTTGAGATCGAATACAGCGACATGGCAGAACAGATGCTATCGCGAAGTCAAGTACTCCATATCCGGAAGGATGATAAGGTGTACGTCGTCGGCGACGACGCTCTTAATTTCGCGAACATATTTAATAAAGAAACACGCAGACCGATGGAGGTTGGAATCCTCTCAAGTGATGAGTCATCGGCAATTCCGATGATCAAACTGATCACTGAACAGGTGACTGGTGACCCGTCGATCCCAGATGAGAAGCTATTTTTCTCCTCACCAGCGGATCCAATCGACTCAGATGTGTCGACACTATATCATCAGAAAACGCTCGAATCGATGATATCTGATATGGGATATGATCCAGAGCCGATTAATGAGGGAATGGCTGTCATTTACAGCGAACTTGCGGGGAACAACTTTACAGGACTTGGCGTTTCGTTTGGTGCTGGTATGACGAATATCTGCTTGTCATACTATGCTGTGCCTGTGATGAAATTCTCTGTTGCTCGCGGTGGGGACTGGGTTGACCAACAAGCTGCACAAGCAACCGGCACGCCAGTTGATAAAATAACATCAATAAAAGAAGACGACTTTACGCTTGATTTCACAACTGATGTTGGTGGTGTTGAGGGAGCGCTCTCAATTTACTATGAGAATATGCTCGATTACGTCATTAACAAGATTGCTGAAGAGGTTGACGAGGAAGATATTGAGGAGAATCTTGATGTGCCTGTCGTCGTGACAGGAGGGACTTCGAATCCAGATGGCTTTGAGGATCTATTCGACAAACATCTTCGTGACGTTTCGATTCCGTTCTCTATCAGCGATGTTCAAAGTCCTGATGATCCGCTATATAGCGTTGCTCGGGGAGCACTTGTTGCTGCGAGATCCGAAGAAGAGTCTGATGGTTCGACCGTCAGTCAGCCGTCGCCTTCCTCTGAGTGA
- a CDS encoding DUF7139 domain-containing protein gives MQQEDPGAIFREIYRQFIGPIEDRREVYLGFSLFFIGVGLVLVSIVAFLWSTTYSSFGPIKYVFREVAVTAGASGIPIILLSTAVLLPVSRRVDLIGTGGVIACLLATAQFAAVYPRAAAWNQSSSLIVSVYAIGAIIVLTAAGTALSGYRIEMVVNATATQESATDNPETTSESEDEEDEISDERVERQIESAMAAAELNWGGVERDDGQTLQFTANEDEYDARNVTKAGVKESRGGSVDDAVEGLQGLRGDKRKTESGSGTSEQATALADLRANLDESADAVGENEDEPSSDADYDGPIKPSPLKPANQGPIERIRRFIQSLIR, from the coding sequence ATGCAGCAAGAGGATCCAGGCGCAATTTTCCGAGAGATATACCGACAGTTTATCGGACCGATTGAAGATCGGCGTGAGGTATATCTCGGATTCAGCCTGTTTTTCATTGGTGTCGGATTGGTCCTCGTGTCGATCGTCGCGTTCCTGTGGAGCACGACATACTCGAGTTTCGGACCAATTAAATACGTGTTCCGAGAGGTTGCTGTAACAGCTGGCGCAAGTGGAATACCGATTATACTACTTTCAACGGCAGTGTTATTGCCAGTTTCGCGACGTGTCGATCTGATTGGAACTGGCGGCGTTATTGCATGTCTACTCGCAACTGCGCAGTTTGCTGCTGTATATCCACGAGCAGCGGCGTGGAATCAAAGTAGTAGTCTTATTGTGAGTGTCTACGCGATTGGTGCTATTATCGTGCTAACAGCTGCCGGGACAGCCCTCTCTGGATATCGAATTGAGATGGTGGTAAATGCAACAGCCACACAGGAATCAGCGACGGACAACCCCGAAACAACGAGTGAATCTGAGGATGAGGAGGATGAGATTTCTGATGAACGCGTCGAACGACAGATCGAGAGTGCAATGGCGGCTGCCGAACTCAACTGGGGTGGTGTTGAGCGTGATGATGGTCAAACGCTCCAGTTCACGGCTAACGAAGATGAATATGATGCACGTAACGTGACAAAAGCAGGAGTGAAGGAGTCCCGTGGAGGGAGCGTTGACGACGCCGTCGAGGGATTACAGGGTCTTCGGGGAGACAAACGTAAAACCGAAAGCGGATCAGGCACGTCTGAGCAGGCAACGGCACTCGCAGACCTTCGGGCAAATCTTGATGAGTCAGCAGATGCAGTCGGTGAGAATGAGGATGAACCGTCATCAGACGCAGATTATGACGGACCAATCAAGCCATCGCCACTCAAACCGGCGAATCAAGGTCCGATCGAGCGAATTCGCCGATTTATTCAGTCACTCATTCGCTGA